TGAACAGGTAGGTCGCGCGCGGGTTCGACTGGAGATTGCGGTGGCTAAGGCGGTCGTTCATTATAAACGCGATAGTACCGTCCTCCATGAAATGCGGGCGGGAATAGAGCGCCGCGTCGGTATTGCCCTGCGCGTCCGCGGTGGCGAGCACGCCCGTACCGGTATGAGATTCGAAATATTCCTTAAGATCCATCGGCCCCTCCCGACAATTCGCGCAGCAGCGCCGAAAGCTCCCCAGGGTCCGTCACCGGGTTACGGCAGGTGAAATGGGCACACACGTAGGCGATTGCGCCGTGCGCCGGTGGCGTGAAGTTCCCTATTCCCTCGACGATGCCCGCAAGATCGTGCTCTCCCCCCGACGGGCCCTGGAGGAGCACGGCGGCATGGGGCAGATAGACCTCCCCGGCAGCGTCGATGAACGCCCGGGTGACGGGTGCGCCGGGATCCCCCGTGATCACGATCTCGCAGGAGGACGCGCGCGCGAGCTCGCGCGCCGCAAGCATTCCCGTGCACGCCGACGGGTGCCGCGCGAGCCCGGCCTGGTAGCTGCCGGCGATGCGCGCGGCCGTTTCCTCGAGCCCCGCCAGTCCTGTAAGTCTCGCCAGCCGGAACAGGCCCTCTATCGCCGCCGAGTTCGCCGAAGGCACGGCCGCATCCATAACGTCCCTACGCCGGAACAGCAAGTCGACGCTCCCCTCTTTTTCCGTCGAATAAAACGCGGTTCCCTCCTCGTCCAAGAATCGCGCTATGAAATACCGGGCGAGTTTGAGCGCCTCCCCCAGGTACCGGGCGACGAACGTGGTTTCGTAAAGTTCTACGAGCCCCCGGATGAAAAAGGCGTAATCGTCGGCCATGCCCCGGATCGCGCGGGACCCCTCGCCCAAATGCACGAGCCCCCCGTCCGCGGTCCTTCGCGATGCCAGGAAAAAGTCCGCCGCCTTCCGGGCGGCCGCGGCAAGCGAGGCGTCACCCAGTACACGTGCGCCCCGCGCCATCGCCCCGATCATCATGCCGTTCCAGTCGGTGAGAAGCTTGTCGTCCAGGAGCGGGCGCTCCCGCCGGGAGCGCGCGTCGCGCAGCGCGGCGAGCATTTCGGCGAGATCCCGCGCGAGCGCGCGCGGATCGAGCGCGGTCCCCGCGGCGAGCTCCTCCGCGTTCTTCTCCAGCACGAGGATGTTGTCGC
The DNA window shown above is from Spirochaetota bacterium and carries:
- a CDS encoding pyridoxamine 5'-phosphate oxidase family protein; protein product: MDLKEYFESHTGTGVLATADAQGNTDAALYSRPHFMEDGTIAFIMNDRLSHRNLQSNPRATYLFIQKGSPREGVRLYLARLREDGDPAVVETLRRHRKPDGDDADKKRFVVYFRIEKTRPLVDPGPGF